A genomic segment from Aegilops tauschii subsp. strangulata cultivar AL8/78 chromosome 1, Aet v6.0, whole genome shotgun sequence encodes:
- the LOC109735881 gene encoding uncharacterized protein: protein MADYHRPYQRDLRPPPSSAPDPTIFHGNGYFSSVAPQANAYFSSAQKDGAFPGAGDRRIEIYTTAPPPLPPPPRLALPPPPGRREGGVGSGGSGGGGGGGGSANMWCFSDPEMKRRRRVASYKAYSVEGKVKSSLRRGLRWFKGKCSDIFHGW, encoded by the coding sequence ATGGCCGACTACCACCGCCCCTACCAGCGCGACCTCCGTCCCCCGCCGTCCTCGGCCCCGGACCCCACCATCTTCCACGGCAATGGTTACTTCTCCTCCGTCGCCCCCCAAGCCAACGCATACTTCTCCTCCGCGCAGAAAGACGGCGCTTTCCCCGGCGCAGGCGACCGGCGGATCGAGATCTACACGACGGCGCCTCCGCCTCTCCCCCCGCCTCCGCGCCTCGCACTGCCCCCGCCTCCGGGGAGGAGGGAAGGTGGCGTGGGGAGCGGCGGCAGCGGAGGGGGAGGTGGGGGCGGTGGAAGCGCCAACATGTGGTGCTTCAGCGACCCGGAGatgaagcggcggcggcgggtggcgagCTACAAGGCTTACTCAGTGGAAGGGAAAGTGAAGTCCTCGCTGCGGAGGGGCCTCCGCTGGTTCAAGGGCAAGTGCTCCGATATCTTCCACGGCTGGTAA